The segment CTGCAAACTTCAAGGCTACATGTGTGGAAGCCACATGCCTCGAGTTTTCAGACCATGGGAAACTGAGCCCCCCTTACTGCTGTGGCACTACATATGCCTGAGGTGATTAGGTCCGTTTTATTAAACAGCTGTCAACCCAAAGTCTTAACTTGCAAGGGGAACTTATGAATCACGTGAAAAGGCTAATATTTCAGACTTGGCCTCTGGCGGGGGAAAATGCCAGCAGTGGTGGCTCCAAGGCTCACTTTGCCACCTGCTGTGCTGGCCAACCGGCTACTCTGAAACTGATCCTTTGGGACATGAGTTTCTGTGTAGATTCTGTCCAAGGCACTGGATGCTCGCCCTCTTctttctcattttcattttggaGTTTATGTGGTCAAGTCCTGACTCAGAATGCTCTTTAACTCGGGTGTAACCCGAGTGCTTTGGCTGGTTTCGACTGTAAACTGTGGTGCTGAAACACAAAACCCCTTCTGAGTGATGAATTCCCCATTCAACTCAACACTCGTGGAATATTCTAGGGTTGTCAGTGTTCATATTGTAAGCCTAAGTGCAGTTGTGAAATGACCTGGGAGTTCCAATGTTGACAAAAGGAGAGGGCACAAAAAAAGAACGGTAAAAGGTAAAAGGTTTCGTTGGGTTAGTTGCGGGGTTTCTGGGAATACATTGGTTTTCAAAGGGCCCCGGTTCTGAGTGCAGGTTGAAATCCACATTAGGGGCTTAAGTGTTTCATCATAGAGCTGCGGAATAACCACCGCCGGAGAGGTCAGTTGGCAGACAGAACCAGGCCTCTGGACGGTGTTGAGGACAAGCCTTCACTCTAATATGAACAGGATTAAGATGTCAAAGTGAGGCCTTGTTTTGAGCTTTCAACAGAGGGAACCAAAAATACTTTGACGAGATTTGAACGTccttaaaaaaggcaaaagtcAACTCAAATTGGGGGTTTCAAAATTATTCAGTCTGTCATCATTTTGGATTTGAATCTTCAAATCCATCAATCAGCAGAAAAAGTAGAGACATGGGAAGTATAATTGTCATTTTGAGATAGATGAACACAAGTTATGGACTACATCAAACTCTAATGCAAAGAATAACAGTAATacattaagagataaataaatggAGATATAGATAGACTCGCTGTGGGTGTTTGGGGGTATCAACTAACTCATCCATAACTATGGGGGCTCCTGGGGTTGATGGGGGACGATTCTTCTCTGCCGCTCTGGCCAATGAGCTGATAGAGCCGGTGGCTGAGGTTCTGCACTTGGCAGGTTCCAAGGACGCAACCCACTCTCATCAGCTGCGCATGTTGGGGATAGTGGTGACCACTACGCGATCCAGAGTGGGCATGGCGACGAGCTCTCGGTGCCCTCAGCTTGATCTGTGACATCCCAACGGGTCGTGCCCACGCCAGGCTTGGCAAAGCTGCTCTCACTCCTGAAGCTGGTTGGTGTCTCAGGAAACCGGGCAGCAATTTTGGGGATCGACCGGGGGCTAAGGAGGGGGAGGCGATGTGAGTCTGGCTTCCTGACACGGAGGCTTTATCCTCTCTCTGGTCAATGAGCTTGTTGAGGAGGTCCAGCCTGAAGAGAAGACAGAAATCAGGTGAAAATGTGTCCTGGAGATGTGTGGGTGTGATTCATATCATAGTTTGTTTCAATATGGGGGGAATACAGGTGCCTGGTCCAATGAGGACGCTCaattgacccttcgctaagCCCACCGCTGTTACTCCGTCAAGCTGTCCATGCTACACGGAGCCCACACTGTTACTAACTGCACTCCTTGAAAAAGTAATATCTATTTTCAGGAAAAACAATGGAAAAGATAGTAGCTAAAGTTACAAATCACAGTGTATGTGTTAAACACATCACCTGTTACACTGCGTTTAACCACGATGAGCTACAAATCCACTGAACTAGCTCGAAAATGAAGAAACCATTGCACGAGAGTCTATGGATCGTTGTCGGACCCTGGTCAGAGCTGTCCGTTGCTGCACTACAATCGGCCAGTCTGTCTACAGCCAGCTGTGCACATCATTGCTTTGAGCTCAACATTCATAGCCAACGTGgttcataaaaatacaaatgaaccTCTGTGTCTAAATGATTCCTGCCACTATAGATAGAACAGGGACAGAATGATGATGGAAtaggttttaaaataaatgttgttgcGATAACAACTATTGTTGCAAGGGCACAGGTAATTCTGCAGACATCCGATTAGCCGTACAAAGCAGCTTTGATAAACAAATCATTTTTGCCTGCTGTCTGAACACAGCATGCCTCTCCACGTGGACACCATGCTCATCTCTTAATGTACAGTGTAAAAGTTAATGACTTTGTTTTCGCATGTTGCCGAAAACAACAGGTGCTCTGAGCCTGCCTCGCGTATCACATTATACAATCAAAACCTGCACCGTGTGGAAATTTAATGCTCAGCTGGGTTTCAGCAAACGGTAACTATGGGAGATTTAGTCCGGCCTGCTATGATTTCTCAGTGGTCGATGTCCTGATGGGCTCCAGAGGAGAACATTCAAATCTTGTtcccagaaagaaagagaaggtgCTTATGAATTGTTCAATCAAATGCTACTGTTCAGTGCTTGAGCACAACAGATGAAATTAAATGTACCTCTACGGTCTTGTTGTTGAGACGGAAAAATCATAGACTACTCAAAACAACTAAAACCTGGCCGCATAAAACCCAAACTATCACTTTACTCGAGCTTAATGGAAaaagatgtgttgttgtttttgtagttGTAGTGTGAACAGACCCTTTACAAAAATCCAGTTCTGCAGCGCAGTAGACCAGTGAATACGGCAAACACAGCGCCAACCAACTCCCCATCTGTTCATTGTTTGACCGCCTGCAGCTCTTCATTGAATTGTCACCGCTGTGTTTGCACAGCACAGTGTGACTCAAGCTCCTGGGTGTTAACCCATCACCGCTGCTCAAAGTCATCTGAAGTGAATAGGAAAGTGCTGTTACACCAGTGGATCAATGTTAAATGGTAGCAATGGATCTGTCATTTGTAATTAGGATTGAATAAAGCATCAGGGCAAATATACCCATTTGCTTCTCTGAGTCAAAATCTTCCACTGCGTCAGGTTTGGCACTATTTGTTCTATTTTCAGAGCCAGGGTTaatctatatataaaaaatgtgttcCACTGGTGAAATGCTGACTTCACCATGAACACTCATGGTGAGAGGTTTAGATGTAAGACATCCTTGTTAGGGATTCCTTGGTGAAGCGTCTGGTTTATTCTGTTCACTGGTCTGCTAGTCTGGAGGTGACTTGCTgtgcaacagcagcagtggcTGAATAAATAGTTGTGCAACGCCAGGCCTCACACGGAGGCAAGCACTATTTTCAGGACAGGCTTGGTGTGCAATGGTGCCACATCACCAAGTTACACCCACCTGGTCTGCAGAGGGAATGTTGCATTTGAATGCACATGAAAGTTATTCACAAGGCAGTCGTGGTGGACCTGCACCAAATTCCTATTCTGACTTTATACAAGACATAAGTGTAGCCTAATCTTTTTTGATGCATTTTAGATTCTGGAGGTCGAAATTTAGAGTTAGAAACACGTTATCCCTTTGTAGTAGCTTATAAGAGACCCGGTCTTAAAAGTTACCTGATTGGACAACACTTTTGGTAAAGTTTTGTTACCGTGGAGGGTATGAGTTGAAAAACCTCTAGAAAACAGGCAGCAACTTCCAGGTCTGAAAGGTCAAGGTGGAAGTGCCTTCAActtgattgatagatagatagatagatagatagatagatagatagatagatagatagatagatagatagatagatagatagatagatagatactttattcatccccaaagggaaatgtgtttgtagcagcagcaagcatggttacaatatatacaatacaataaaaaggacatattacatttaaatgaaaatgaaaaaaatgcaagtgtatatagagtatataaagtgaaagtgtAAGCGGTGCAAAGGTTATTgattgcattctttctaatggcctaATCAGTGGGAAACTTCTCTGGTTGCAAgtttattgtaacattttggtcgttcatgtcacttctggttgcaaaaaaacaagatggcgatggccaaaatgccaaactcaa is part of the Cyclopterus lumpus isolate fCycLum1 chromosome 23, fCycLum1.pri, whole genome shotgun sequence genome and harbors:
- the adm2a gene encoding protein ADM2a → MQSLLPLAVYCISLVSLQQPLAAADKEDPDSNRLDLLNKLIDQREDKASVSGSQTHIASPSLAPGRSPKLLPGFLRHQPASGVRAALPSLAWARPVGMSQIKLRAPRARRHAHSGSRSGHHYPQHAQLMRVGCVLGTCQVQNLSHRLYQLIGQSGREESSPINPRSPHSYG